A stretch of DNA from Tsuneonella amylolytica:
TCGTCACCCCCACCCCGCGCGGGGTGACCAATCCGCTGGTGCTGGCCGCCGCGCACGTCGTGGGCGTGGACGAGATCTGGTGCATCGGCGGGGCGCAGGCGGTGGCCGCGCTCGCCTACGGCACCGAACGCATCGCCCGCGTCGACGTGATCACCGGCCCCGGCAACGCCTGGGTGGCGGAGGCCAAGCGCCAGCTTTACGGCGTGGTCGGCATCGACATGGTCGCCGGCCCCAGCGAAATCCTCGTCATCGCGGACGGCCTGAACGATCCCGACTGGATCGCCGCCGACCTGCTGAGCCAGGCCGAGCACGACCCCGACGCGCAATCGATCCTCATCACCGACGATGCCGCCTTCGCCGAGCAGGTGGAGGATCGCGTGGACGTCACTTGCGCGATGCTGTCGACCGGCAAGGTTGCGCGCCAGAGTTGGGACGATCACGGCGTGATGATCGTCGTCGAACGGCTGGAACAGGCGGTGGAACTCGCCAACGCGCTTGCCGCCGAACACATCGAGCTGGCGGTCGCCGAGCCCGCGCCGTTCGTGGACGGTATCCGCCACGCAGGCTCGATCTTCGTCGGGCGGATGGCGCCCGAGGCGGTCGGCGATTACGTCGCCGGGCCCAACCACGTCCTTCCGACCGGGCGCCGCGCGCGCTTTTCCAGCGGGCTGTCGGTGCTCGACTTCATGAAGCGTACGAGCGTGATCGAGCCGGGCGAGGCAGGCTTCCGCGCCATCGGTCCCGCCGCCGCCGCGCTCGCGCATGCCGAGGGTCTGCCCGCCCACGCCCTTTCCATCGAGACACGACTGAAATGAACAGCAACCTCCGCTCACAGGCCCGCTCGACCGCGCGCCTTGCCGCCGTCCAGGCGCTTTACCAGCAGCAGATGGAAGGCACCGGTACCGCGCGCCTGCTCGACGAGTTTCACCTCCACCGGCTCGGCATGGAAGACGAGGAGACCGAAGCCGAATTCGCGGACGCCGAAGTCGATTTCTTCGACGATCTGGTGACCGGCACCCTCGCCCGGCGCGACGAGATCGACGCGCTCGTCGGCGGCAAGCTTGCCAGCGGCTGGACCGTCGCCCGCCTCGACAAGACGATGCTGCAGATCCTGCGGGGCGGCACCTACGAACTCATCGCCCGGCCCGACGTGCCGGTCGCCGCCGCGATCAGCGAGTGGGTGGACGTGGCCAAGGCGTTCTTCGACGACCGCGAGGCGAAGTTCGTGAACGGCGTGCTCGACGCGGTGGCCAAGAGCGCTCGCTGAACGGCGAGTTCGCCTTCGTCAAGGCGCTGCGCCGTCTCGCGGCGCATCCGGCGGCGCGCAACCTCGACGACGATGCCGCGGTCCTCGAGATCGGCGCCGAGACCCTCGTCCTCACCCACGATGCGATGGTCGAAGGCGTCCACTGGCTGCCCGGACAGGACATGGCCGACGTCGCGTGGAAGCTCGTCGCCACGAACCTGTCGGATCTGGCGGCCAAGGGGGCGATGCCGGTGGGCGTGCTGCTCGGCCATATGCTGGGCGACGGGGACGACCGCTTCCTGGCAGGGATCGAAGAGGTGCTGGGCGAATACGATGTCCCGCTGCTGGGCGGCGACACGGTGTCCGGCGGCCCGCCGCGCGCACTGGGGTTGACCGCCATCGGGCGCGCCAACCACATCCCGGTTCCGTCGCGCGCCGGTGCGATGCCCGGAGACGATCTTTGGCTAGCCGGCAGCGTCGGTGCTGCGATGCTTGGGTTCGAAGTCCTCCGCAGCGGAGGCGGCGACGACAGCACCGCCTATCGCCGCCCCCGCCCGCTCCTGACGGAAGGGCATGCGCTCGCTCCGCTGGTTACGGCGATGATGGACGTGTCCGACGGGTTGCTGCTCGACGCGTCCCGACTCGCACATGCGAGCGGGGCGACGATCGACCTCGACCGCGGCGCTGTTCCCCTCGCCTGTCCCGAAGAGCGCCGCGACGACGCGCTGCGCTGGGGCGACGATTACGCGCTGCTGTTTACCCTTCCCCCCGGTACCATCCCGCCGGTCGCGGCGCATCGGATCGGCAGCGTTGGACCCTCGTCCGGGCACCGGCTTCTGATCGACGGAAAGCCGCCCGCGCCGGGCGACCGGCTCGGCTACAGCCACGCGGGCTGACCCCTTTCACAGCCCTTCGGTTTGGCACTTGCCAGTCCGACTCGCCGCCTTATACCTTTCGCATTACGCTGCCCGTCAGAGGCGGCGATCATCAGGGAATGGGAGGGGACGTTCGTGGACCTTGTTCTGATTTCAATTGTCCTGGGGGCGCTGGCGGTCGTTTACGGTTTCGTCACCAGCCGCCAGGTGCTGGGCGCAAGCGCCGGCAACGCGAAAATGCAGGAAATCGCCGCCGCCATCCAGGAAGGCGCGCAGGCCTACCTCAAGCGGCAATACACCACGATCGCCATCGTCGGCGTCGTCGTCGCGGTGCTCGTCGGGCTGTTCCTCGGGCCGATCTCGGCCATCGGCTTCGTGCTCGGCGCAATCCTGTCGGGCGTGGCGGGCTTCATCGGCATGAACATCTCCGTACGCTCAAACGTCCGCACCGCGCAGGCCGCCTCGACCGGGCTGCAGGAAGGCCTGACGATGGCGTTCCGCGCGGGCGCGATCACCGGCATGCTGGTGGCGGGCCTCGCACTGCTCGCGATCGCCGTGTTCTTCTGGGTCCTCGTCAACGCGATGGGGCTGGCGGCGAACAGCCGTGCGGTGGTCGACGCGCTCGTCGCGCTGGCCTTCGGTGCCTCGCTCATCTCGATCTTCGCGCGCCTGGGCGGCGGCATCTTCACCAAGGCCGCCGACGTCGGCGCCGACCTCGTGGGCAAGGTGGAAGCCGGCATTCCCGAAGACGATCCGCGCAACCCGGCGGTCATCGCGGACAACGTGGGCGACAACGTCGGCGACTGCGCCGGCATGGCGGCCGACCTGTTCGAGACCTACGTCGTGACCGTGGGCGCCACGATGGTGCTCACCGCGCTGCTCCTCAAGGGCCTCGGCGACCTGTTGCTGCCGATGATGAGCCTGCCGCTGCTGATCGGCGGCGCGTGCATCCTGACATCGATCATCGGCACGTATTTCGTCCGCCTCGGCGGGGGCAAGAACGTGATGGGCGCGATGTACAAGGGCTTCCTCGTCACCGCGGTCCTTTCGATCCCGCTGATCTGGCTCTGCATCGAGACCGCGATCGGCACTGGCACGGAAATCACCCGCAGCCTCGCGGATGTCAGCGCCGGTCAGCCAACCGCGGAAGAAGGCCTCGCCGAACAGGTCGTCACCTTCACCGGCATGGACCTGTTCTGGTGCTCGCTGCTCGGCCTCGTCATCACCGGGCTGATCATCTGGATCACCGAGTATTACACCGGCACCAATTACCGCCCGGTGCGCTCGATCGCCAAGTCGTCGGAAACCGGCCACGGCACCAACGTGATCCAGGGCCTCGCGATCAGCATGGAAGCGACCGCGCTGCCCACGCTGGTGATCGTGGCGGGCATCGTCATCGCCTACCAGCTCGCCGGCCTCATCGGCATCGCCTACGCGGCGACCGCGATGCTGGCGCTCGCGGGCATGGTCGTGGCGCTCGACGCCTACGGCCCGGTCACCGACAACGCCGGAGGCATCGCCGAAATGGCGGGCCTCGACGACAGCGTGCGCGAGAAGACCGACCTGCTCGACGCGGTGGGGAACACCACCAAGGCGGTGACCAAGGGCTACGCGATCGGATCGGCCGGCCTCGCCGCGCTGGTGCTGTTCGCCGCCTACACCACCGACCTCGGCGAGTTCTTCCCGAACCTCGACGTCGATTTCAGCCTGGAGAACCCATACGTCATCGTCGGTCTCCTGCTGGGCGCGCTGCTGCCCTACCTGTTCGGTTCGATGGGTATGACCGCCGTCGGCCGTGCGGCGGGCGACGTCGTCGTCGATGTGCGCGAACAGTTCAAAGCGAACCCGGGCATCATGACCTACGAGACGAAGCCCGACTATGCGCGCACTGTCGACCTCGTCACCAAGGCGGCAATCAAGGAGATGATCGTCCCCTCGATGCTGCCGGTGCTGGCGCCGATCGTGGTCTACTTCGTCATCACCGCGATCGCGGGCCAGGCCAACGGCTTCGCGGCGCTGGGCGCGCTACTGCTGGGCGTGATCGTGGGCGGGCTGTTCGTCGCGCTGTCGATGACCGCCGGCGGCGGCGCGTGGGACAATGCGAAGAAGTACATCGAGGACGGCAACCACGGCGGCAAGGGCTCCGAAGCCCACAAGGCCGCGGTGACCGGCGATACCGTGGGCGATCCCTACAAGGACACCGCGGGCCCGGCCGTGAACCCGATGATCAAGATCACCAACATCGTGGCCCTGTTGTTGCTGGCGGCACTGGCCGCCGGCGGCGCCGGCTGACACACGCACCAGTCGTTCAC
This window harbors:
- the hisD gene encoding histidinol dehydrogenase, encoding MKRLDITDPGFATAFRRIVEDRRTSDDGVAQGVTDILARVRARGDAALAEYTQRFDDHQLTHEGDWRIDLAECRTAFEGLEPILRDALVLAADRIRAFHEGQLPQDRDMTDTAGVRLGSRWRPVDAAGLYVPGGRAAYPSSLLMNAIPAKVAGVERLAVVTPTPRGVTNPLVLAAAHVVGVDEIWCIGGAQAVAALAYGTERIARVDVITGPGNAWVAEAKRQLYGVVGIDMVAGPSEILVIADGLNDPDWIAADLLSQAEHDPDAQSILITDDAAFAEQVEDRVDVTCAMLSTGKVARQSWDDHGVMIVVERLEQAVELANALAAEHIELAVAEPAPFVDGIRHAGSIFVGRMAPEAVGDYVAGPNHVLPTGRRARFSSGLSVLDFMKRTSVIEPGEAGFRAIGPAAAALAHAEGLPAHALSIETRLK
- the nusB gene encoding transcription antitermination factor NusB; this translates as MNSNLRSQARSTARLAAVQALYQQQMEGTGTARLLDEFHLHRLGMEDEETEAEFADAEVDFFDDLVTGTLARRDEIDALVGGKLASGWTVARLDKTMLQILRGGTYELIARPDVPVAAAISEWVDVAKAFFDDREAKFVNGVLDAVAKSAR
- the thiL gene encoding thiamine-phosphate kinase: MNGEFAFVKALRRLAAHPAARNLDDDAAVLEIGAETLVLTHDAMVEGVHWLPGQDMADVAWKLVATNLSDLAAKGAMPVGVLLGHMLGDGDDRFLAGIEEVLGEYDVPLLGGDTVSGGPPRALGLTAIGRANHIPVPSRAGAMPGDDLWLAGSVGAAMLGFEVLRSGGGDDSTAYRRPRPLLTEGHALAPLVTAMMDVSDGLLLDASRLAHASGATIDLDRGAVPLACPEERRDDALRWGDDYALLFTLPPGTIPPVAAHRIGSVGPSSGHRLLIDGKPPAPGDRLGYSHAG
- a CDS encoding sodium-translocating pyrophosphatase translates to MDLVLISIVLGALAVVYGFVTSRQVLGASAGNAKMQEIAAAIQEGAQAYLKRQYTTIAIVGVVVAVLVGLFLGPISAIGFVLGAILSGVAGFIGMNISVRSNVRTAQAASTGLQEGLTMAFRAGAITGMLVAGLALLAIAVFFWVLVNAMGLAANSRAVVDALVALAFGASLISIFARLGGGIFTKAADVGADLVGKVEAGIPEDDPRNPAVIADNVGDNVGDCAGMAADLFETYVVTVGATMVLTALLLKGLGDLLLPMMSLPLLIGGACILTSIIGTYFVRLGGGKNVMGAMYKGFLVTAVLSIPLIWLCIETAIGTGTEITRSLADVSAGQPTAEEGLAEQVVTFTGMDLFWCSLLGLVITGLIIWITEYYTGTNYRPVRSIAKSSETGHGTNVIQGLAISMEATALPTLVIVAGIVIAYQLAGLIGIAYAATAMLALAGMVVALDAYGPVTDNAGGIAEMAGLDDSVREKTDLLDAVGNTTKAVTKGYAIGSAGLAALVLFAAYTTDLGEFFPNLDVDFSLENPYVIVGLLLGALLPYLFGSMGMTAVGRAAGDVVVDVREQFKANPGIMTYETKPDYARTVDLVTKAAIKEMIVPSMLPVLAPIVVYFVITAIAGQANGFAALGALLLGVIVGGLFVALSMTAGGGAWDNAKKYIEDGNHGGKGSEAHKAAVTGDTVGDPYKDTAGPAVNPMIKITNIVALLLLAALAAGGAG